A region of Macaca thibetana thibetana isolate TM-01 chromosome 20, ASM2454274v1, whole genome shotgun sequence DNA encodes the following proteins:
- the NUPR1 gene encoding nuclear protein 1 isoform X1: MATFPPATSAPQQPRGPEDEDPSLDESDLYSLAHSYLGRLIVPLPTSPLPPALVTGGGGRKGRTKREAAANTNRPSPGGHERKLVTKLQNSERKKRGARR, translated from the exons ATGGCCACCTTCCCACCAGCAACCAGCGCCCCCCAGCAGCCCCGAGGCCCAGAGGACGAGGACCCCAGCCTGGATGAATCTGACCTCTACAGCCTGGCCCATTCCTACCTGG GGCGCCTCATCGTGCCTTTGCCCacttcacctctgcctcctgccttggTTACAGGAGGTGGAGGCCGGAAAGGTCGCACCAAGAGAGAAGCTGCTGCCAACACCAACCGCCCCAGCCCTGGCGGGCACGAGAGGAAACTGGTGACCAAGCTGCAGAATTCAGAGAGGAAGAAGCGAGGGGCACGACGCTGA
- the NUPR1 gene encoding nuclear protein 1 isoform X2, with amino-acid sequence MATFPPATSAPQQPRGPEDEDPSLDESDLYSLAHSYLGGGGRKGRTKREAAANTNRPSPGGHERKLVTKLQNSERKKRGARR; translated from the exons ATGGCCACCTTCCCACCAGCAACCAGCGCCCCCCAGCAGCCCCGAGGCCCAGAGGACGAGGACCCCAGCCTGGATGAATCTGACCTCTACAGCCTGGCCCATTCCTACCTGG GAGGTGGAGGCCGGAAAGGTCGCACCAAGAGAGAAGCTGCTGCCAACACCAACCGCCCCAGCCCTGGCGGGCACGAGAGGAAACTGGTGACCAAGCTGCAGAATTCAGAGAGGAAGAAGCGAGGGGCACGACGCTGA